GATCCGACTCGTTACCGAGTATGCCAGATGCAGAGACCGAAGCAGTCAGGACGCCTAGGTCTTCAGTACCGCCAGTGACAGACTCGCCGTCGTTGATCGTGACCTTGAGACCAACCATTGGTGAGGGCCTAACGACTGCGTTCACCCGGCCGCCGCGAGTGACGTTGAATTCAGGAAACGCGCCGTCGGCGGCTCGGCGTGCAACGCTTGGTTCTGCACCTTCTTTATTCGTCCGGAGCCGATTCGCCAATTGCACGGTCGCGATACTCGCGCCAGCCATCGATCCCGGCGGTTGGGTCTTCTGTAGATTCGAGGAATTCGCCAGTGCTGCAATCGAGTGCTGTCCAGCCTTCTTCACGGCACAACGCGACGATTGGTTGAACGATTTCATTTGAAGCGCGAACGTGAAGCATCATGCTTGTAGCCGGATCATCCTTCCCGAGATTGAATTCAATTGAACCAAGTGGGGAGTCAAAAATTCCCCAAGCAGCATTATTCCAGTCAGTTCCGGGGAAATGCCTCGTTACGGCAGCATGGACATGCGACAGTGTTCCGATCGGGCTTGTAGTTTCATCATCGGGGATATCTTCAACCGAGGCATACGGCTGGGAAAACTTCATGACGGAAACGTCCCAGCTCATTGATGGTCCTTTCGGTGCAGAACGCCCGCAATCACCGGGCACGAGGAGTTAACGTGGATTACAGAAGCGACGCCCGACGAGGGCTCCGGTGCAACCGATGGTTATCCGAGTGATTGCTTCAGTCTTCATGCTACTGGTTCGACATACCTTCTTCTCGAATTTTCGGGGCGGTCAAAGCGAAAAGGAGACATGCGAGTGATGAGACGATGGCGAGTTCTACCAGTAGTTGCCCCGCATCGATAATTGCCCACCTGTACCCTGTTCCTCTGTCTTGATAACTCTTCATTGCGGATTCTTTGGGCCCCGTCAGGAAAAAACCACGACCTCCGTCAATCTCGTACGGCACAACGTCTGATCCATTCAGTCCCCATCCGACCACACGATACGGGGGAAAGACTGACAAAAACAGCGTGACGACGCTCGCAATCAGAAGAATGAAATACGTCTGACTCTTCATTGTTGGGCTCAGGATTCCAAATGTGACCGGATAACGGCAGGGATCAGCGGGCGGCGGCGAACAACATGGAGCTCACCAAAAACCGCACCACCGCCGCTCCGTTGCATCCCATGGTTCGTCGGTTCCTTGTGCGTAGTCAAAGAGCCTCTTCGGAAACCAACCAATTTGATTCGTCTGCGGAGTTTAGGACACGGTCCATGTATTCGGCGACAAATTTTGCGATTCCGGGAACGTCTACCGCCCCGTGATTCATGGTCAAGTATCCATCCGGCTCATACGAATTTACGTCTACGTACTCGACCGTCGGCAGCGAATCGACAATCTGCTTTGGATCTCCGGTACGCGGGTACGCCATGTTGATATGCTCGAAGGTGAACTGTACGTAATGCGCAGGATCGGCGCAGGACTGTAGGGTTACGCACCAGTCTTGGTCGCACAGGTCGATGGCTTTCTGAATGTGGGGTTCGATCCAGTGCATGTCAGATGGGGAATATGCTTGTCCGACGAACTAGTGTTTATCAAGAATGATTCCTAACAACATGCGCACGTTATTAGGAATGGAAACAATCGAAATCTGCAGGGCTGCGAACGCCACGGCCATCACGGTTTAAAACATGGGTATAGATCATTGTCGTTCTAACATCCTTGTGCCCAAGGAGTTCCTGCACCGTTCGTATGTCGTAGCCCGCCTCGATCAGATGCGTGGCAAACGAATGACGGAACGTGTGAGCTGTGACGCGTTTCGTGATATCGCTCTGGCGGGCTGCGGTGCGAATTGCCTTGGAAACCGACGACTCATGCCAGTGATGACGGCGGCAAATCCAGTCAACGTAAGCTTGTTCCATTCGGCGGCTGTAGTGTTTGACCCGCGGAACCTCGATCACGGGGTCGTAAAGTCGTGGAAATGGCCGATCGCAGAACAGACCGAGGTGCGTGCGTTGGGGCGTTACTGTGTTCATGGTCCAGCCCCTCCCGAATGGCCGGAACTGTTCAACAGTGGACCATAGGCTGCTTGGGAAGTCAAGCGTTCTGCACTTTACGGATAGCGAAGCCAGAAACGCGTCTGGATTCATCGGCCATGCTGAAATGCTGTCTTTGGGGCCGTTATGCCGACTTGAATTGCCGTGGATCGCACGGTAACGCAGGCCTCTGAGGTCGCCAGGTGTGTGTACGCCAGGTCGATCTTCCGTTTCCACTTGAAGTCCCCCTAACAGAATGAGTTCTTCAACGCGTACTTAACGACAGCTCGCAGGTTCCCTTCACGTTGCAGCGGCAGTCGCTCTTCTATTGCCAAGCGGACGATTTCTGCAAGTGAGAAATTTTCAGTCACGTACCGTTCGCACATCCGTGTAACGATTGATGTCGTCTCAGGAATAGGAACGACGATCTTCTGACCATCCGGCCCTTCGATGTCAAGGTAGCCGATCGTCGTTTTGCTTGGGCCGGGGAAACCCCTTGCCCAACTTGCCAGTTTTTCCCGTGCAAGCCATCGATTTTTGCATCTAAGCTGATACGTAGCGGACTCGCTGACATCTTTCTTTCGACTGGACTGTTGGGTGAGAGCAAAACCGCAATGACTCTACAGTTAGTCTGATTGAAAAGGATGAATGATGCGAGACAAGCCAGAGACGGTATCAGCAGGAGTGACTCGGAATTCGGTCAAGGTGTCCGAGCGGGCAATTTCTCGCTATTTGATGAAATGCACGCATCGAGACAGAACAACCCGCGTGGCTGCTCAAGCGAAGGAACTGTTTCGCACACGAGCCGCATTGCCGGTCGATGGCCTGAAAAAAGTGGTGCGGCATGCCGCAAATGCGGGTCGTCGCCTTTTCGAACAATTCCGAGCAGCTTCATATTCGGAGACGCGTCGTCCTCGGATGGAGGCCGGAGTTGGGTTGTCGGCAGAGGTGCTGGAAGATCGAACTCTGTTAAGCGCGGAGTTTTCGCTGCTGGGCGGGGAACTATCGCTTCACAGTTTCCAGGAGGATGCCGAAGAATCGCTGACGGTTCGAGAAACCGACGATTCGTATGAGTTCGAGCTTGCCGAGGGGGTGTGGTTTGGAACCGACAGCTCACAAGTTCTGGGAGCGGGTACGAACGTCCTCGAACTGGGCAAGTCGACGCTCAATGTCTCAGCGGTACGGATTCTTGATGGCGATACAGACGAGAATGTCGATCCGCATTTGAATTTGGAATCGGCCGATTTCACGTTTCTCACCGGGGGATTTGAAGCCGAAGGTGTAGGCGACGTTCACGTTTCCGAAACCTCGACATTGACGGTCGCCGAATTTCAGGTTGACGGAGAATCGGTCTTGATGGCCGGGGCCGTTCGGTCGAATGGTGGTGTCGTGCAACTACAAGGTGATCGCAAGTTGCGTGTCAGCGGAGTTGTCGATGTCTCATCGGCTGATGGTCTGGGCGGGACAATTCACCTGACCGGCGAGCAAGTCACGTTAACCGATGGGGCGGCGATCTCCGCTGATGGTGACCTTGGCGGTGGAACGATTCTCGTTGGTGGCGGTTGGCAGGGACGAGATCCGTTCGTGATGAATGCCGCGACGACCACCGTCTCCGCAACCGCGACCCTCTCCGCAGATGCCCTTTCCGAAGGGACCGGAGGAACAGTCGTCGTTTGGGCCGATGACGCGACAGAGTACGCCGGTTCGATTTCCGTCCGCGGCGAACAAGGCGGACAAGTGGAAGTCAGTGGAGCCGAACAACTCGCGTTCCGAGGAACCGTCGATCTGCACGGCACCGCAGGATCGGCTGGCTCGTTGTTGCTCGATCCGCGAGACATCATCATCGTGGATGCCGCTCCAGCTGCCAATGACGGCGAAGTCTCAGACGGTTCGGTGGGAGCCGGTGATGGCGCGAGTGGGGAAGACTTTACGATTTCCGATGACGCCATCGAGAACGTGAACGGTTCGGTCACGCTAGCCGCCTCACGGGACATCACACTCCAAGCGAGCGTCGTCCTGAACATGGGGCCGGATGGGATCACGCTCAATGCTGGACGCAATCTCAATCTGCAAAACGGATCCGAAATTCGGACCGACGGAGCCACGGTCAATCTAACAGCAGACGCTTCGGTGACGGGATCGACTACCATCGAAACGACAAATCCCGGTGGCAGCTCGGGGAGCGTTTCGATCACGGCCGGGACTTTCGTCGATCTGATGGGAACGATCGACACGTCTGGAGCCGATGGCAATGACGGCAGCGGTGGAGGTAGTCCGTTAGCCGCGACTGATGGGCAAAACGCCGCTCCGATTACCGTCTCCGCCAATGGCAACGACGGTATGGGCAACGCGATCACATTGGGCACGGTCCTGGCAGCGGGCGGGAAGGGCGGCAACGATTCCTTCGATATCGGTTCGTCCCGAGCGGCAGGCAACGGCGGCAACGGTGCAACCGTCACCCTGACCGCAAACGCAGCCGGAGGCGTGAACGTCGCAGATCTCCAAACGACGGGTGGCGACGGGGGCAATCGCACCGTGGCGGCAGGCAATGCGGGTGCGGGAGGCTCGGCGGGCTCGCTCAGCGTGACGTTGGCCGACGGAACCGCCGATTTGGCAAACGTCATCATGACCGGTGGTGACGGCGGGCAGCATACGGGACTTTCCGGGAACGCCGGTGACGGTGGCGGTGGCGCGTCGTTGAACATTTCGATCACGACCGGCGAAACCATGCTCGGAACCGTTCGCACGGATGGCGGCGACGGTGGTGACTCCGAACAGACGACCGCCGGCTCTGGTGGTAACGCCAGTACGATGTCGATTTCCGCCGACCGCGTGACCTACGACACCCTCTCGGCAGCAGGTGGCGTCGGCGGCGATGATCTCATGATGACTCCGCAAACCGCGATTGGCGGCTCCGGCGGATCCGGTGCGACGATCACCGTCACGGCTGCGGAAACGGTCGTAGGAACGACGCTCGTCGTCGATGGCGGAAGCGGCGGCGACGGAAATCCCGGTGGCGACGGTGGCAACGCGGGAGCGGTTTCTCTGGAAGCGAGCGGAATGGGACTGGCCGTCGATTTGGAAACGGTCTCCGCAACCGCAGGCAACGGCGGACAAGGCACCGGTGCGGACGGCAACGGTGGTTCCGGCGGGAGTGCCGGTTCCGTCACGATTACAGCCAACAGTGCCAACGCAGAATTCACGAGTCTCAACGCCGACGGTGGCGATGCAGGCAGTTCCAACGGAACCGGTTTGGGTGGAGCCGGCGGTGCGGGGGCGGCGATTACAGTCGATGCCGACGCGATCAGCGGTCAAGACGTGTTTGCAATCGGTGGAACCGGGGGAGACGGCAGCCAAGGCGGAGACGGCGGCAATGCGGGTTCGGCGAAGTTGACGGCAACCGCCAGCACAGTGATGGCAATCGATCTTTCGGGAACCGTGGATACCTCCGGCGGCGACGGCGGAATGGGAACGACGGCGGCCGGCGGCGGAGCGGGCAACGCCGGGTCCTTGACTCTCACCGCCAACAACGGCACGGCTAACTTCGGCATGTTGTTGGCGAACGGTGGCGATGGCGGAGCCGCGACCAATGGCGGCAACGGAGCCGACGGTTCCGCGGGGGCGACCATCGAAGTCAGTGCTGCTCGGATTGACGGAAATTCCGTCTCGGCGAACGGCGGTGCAGCAGGAAGCGGTGAAGCCGGGGGAGACGGCGGCAACGCCGGGTCGGCTTCGTTAACGGCGTCCGCTGACACTGATCAAGCGATTCAACTCTCCGGTGACGTCTCCACGACCGGTGGTGATGGCGGGAACGGCAGCACTGCCGATGCTGGAACCGGTGGAAATGCCGGGACGCTGTCCGTCACGGCGAATGACGGCACGGCCATGTTCCAATCACTTGTGGCAAGTGGGGGCGACGGCGGAACCGCGGACATGGGTGGCAACGGCGGAGCGGGCGGTAGTGGTGCTGGGATTACGGTCAACGTGGAGCAAGCCAGCGGAATCGGAGCCATCGCCGATGGCGGAACTTCCGGCGACGGCAACCAAGGTGGAGACGGTGGAAACGCCGGATCGGTCAAGATCACCGCAACTGCGATGGCCGACCCCGCTTTGGAATTGACGGGTACGACAAGCACCTCGGGTGGAGACGGTGGAAACGGATCGGGATTGGCTGCCGGTGATGGCGGAAATTCCGGCACGATCACCCTGACGGCCGGTGATGGAAGTCTTGTCGTCAACACCGTCGAAGCCTCCGGCGGAACCGGAGGAATGTCTGGCAGCGATGCTGGCGGAAGTGGTGCATCCGGTGGAACCGTCACGCTCGACGCGAGCGAAATCGAGACCACCGACGTTCGTGCGGATGGCGGTGATGGTGGCAACGGGACTGTCGGCGGCGACGGTGGAAATGCAGGTTCGATC
The genomic region above belongs to Thalassoroseus pseudoceratinae and contains:
- a CDS encoding tyrosine-type recombinase/integrase, encoding MNTVTPQRTHLGLFCDRPFPRLYDPVIEVPRVKHYSRRMEQAYVDWICRRHHWHESSVSKAIRTAARQSDITKRVTAHTFRHSFATHLIEAGYDIRTVQELLGHKDVRTTMIYTHVLNRDGRGVRSPADFDCFHS
- a CDS encoding beta strand repeat-containing protein, translated to MAAQAKELFRTRAALPVDGLKKVVRHAANAGRRLFEQFRAASYSETRRPRMEAGVGLSAEVLEDRTLLSAEFSLLGGELSLHSFQEDAEESLTVRETDDSYEFELAEGVWFGTDSSQVLGAGTNVLELGKSTLNVSAVRILDGDTDENVDPHLNLESADFTFLTGGFEAEGVGDVHVSETSTLTVAEFQVDGESVLMAGAVRSNGGVVQLQGDRKLRVSGVVDVSSADGLGGTIHLTGEQVTLTDGAAISADGDLGGGTILVGGGWQGRDPFVMNAATTTVSATATLSADALSEGTGGTVVVWADDATEYAGSISVRGEQGGQVEVSGAEQLAFRGTVDLHGTAGSAGSLLLDPRDIIIVDAAPAANDGEVSDGSVGAGDGASGEDFTISDDAIENVNGSVTLAASRDITLQASVVLNMGPDGITLNAGRNLNLQNGSEIRTDGATVNLTADASVTGSTTIETTNPGGSSGSVSITAGTFVDLMGTIDTSGADGNDGSGGGSPLAATDGQNAAPITVSANGNDGMGNAITLGTVLAAGGKGGNDSFDIGSSRAAGNGGNGATVTLTANAAGGVNVADLQTTGGDGGNRTVAAGNAGAGGSAGSLSVTLADGTADLANVIMTGGDGGQHTGLSGNAGDGGGGASLNISITTGETMLGTVRTDGGDGGDSEQTTAGSGGNASTMSISADRVTYDTLSAAGGVGGDDLMMTPQTAIGGSGGSGATITVTAAETVVGTTLVVDGGSGGDGNPGGDGGNAGAVSLEASGMGLAVDLETVSATAGNGGQGTGADGNGGSGGSAGSVTITANSANAEFTSLNADGGDAGSSNGTGLGGAGGAGAAITVDADAISGQDVFAIGGTGGDGSQGGDGGNAGSAKLTATASTVMAIDLSGTVDTSGGDGGMGTTAAGGGAGNAGSLTLTANNGTANFGMLLANGGDGGAATNGGNGADGSAGATIEVSAARIDGNSVSANGGAAGSGEAGGDGGNAGSASLTASADTDQAIQLSGDVSTTGGDGGNGSTADAGTGGNAGTLSVTANDGTAMFQSLVASGGDGGTADMGGNGGAGGSGAGITVNVEQASGIGAIADGGTSGDGNQGGDGGNAGSVKITATAMADPALELTGTTSTSGGDGGNGSGLAAGDGGNSGTITLTAGDGSLVVNTVEASGGTGGMSGSDAGGSGASGGTVTLDASEIETTDVRADGGDGGNGTVGGDGGNAGSIKANASAATTEALVMSGITSASGGNGGMATDGSGGSGGNGATLNLSANDGTAMLGMLLVSGGIGGMSDTNTGGGGGSGGSLTVKANSATIETARSDGGDAGDGTTGGDGGNAGSVKLTISGSSDMALNVTDTVSASGGNGGQASDGTGGDGGNAGTVNLATNSGGMAFGTAAATGGDGGASQTGAGGSGGSGATVKTTADSLIEGMQVTVAGGDGAEGMPGGSGGNAGSVTIKSTADSGMSIDIQTITGDGGDGGDGAAMGGSGGDGGNAGGIGVTANNSGVTIGMAMANGGSGGTADGTGSGGSGGNANSVNISAGGMVNVMTLSSTGGNGGMSPEGTGGNGGSGATLKITTDDRITGESFLADGGAGGMGFPAGSGGNAGSITITADASDMLAIESTGEISASGGQGGDTESGTGATAGDGGNAGSLSVTAQAGDISIATVAAAGGDGGQGSGGGSFSGGSGGAAGSLTVDAVEGTLTVTDTASTAGGDGQNGSGGSQGAGTGGTGATLQLRADAGITNSTAATFDASGGDAGTVSDGASAATGGTGGSLNIDSAAGPITMGTGTAAGGQGSGAGGSGGSVNVRASQTVEFDTLISNGGDSTSGDGGDASTTTVTSENDSIIGMTICAVGGSASNGSPGADSNITLDAANDVNVTTTKGSGTAVSGNLSPGSSPGIGNYDNLTIQSGSTYTAEVQDDNPNGAEAGDDYDQLNVTGTVTIENNVTLDLENLGSSEIEAGDDYVLIANDDDDSFNGQFSNVSEGANVSSELGLSSDLTATATYQGGDGNDFVVEIRSTAEPTPEADILGERESQSITPDEIDDFFSQVLSGDFDDSQSDLAQQDDLFFWSPIDGRNVVVLGDGSVIQNPVPTAAINGNFREFVAGNFDGGGGDDLFFWDPETGRNRLLHLQAGSSGGVEVANVETDIVPRAAINGNMFSRLVAGNLDGGGTDDLFFWQPGPGTNRLAHLDVVVPGTDSQFDNVQTEPIPMVQINGEFSDVQVGQFRVGGTEELFFSDPVSGRNRMIFLQPGVPSDTTEFESATTNVLPPAAINGNAFTEIAVGDFNLDGQSDLFFWDPETGRNRLAVNDDSSEADFDFVIDPIPRSFINGNAFQVVTPLTNEPDDMTALNALFFWEPDTGANRLAFTEPNGAMS